One region of Astyanax mexicanus isolate ESR-SI-001 chromosome 15, AstMex3_surface, whole genome shotgun sequence genomic DNA includes:
- the nbr1a gene encoding NBR1 autophagy cargo receptor a isoform X2: MEALKSAFKQANQLHMNVYKMKGQAEGGAVKAEGKEIKIDPRPAPPYRARVKVADKETQVTPERDSVVVKENKVTKVEEEAVPAWFKSYMDRFKDQVVREVVDRMCSEFTGQCCTHRASDHPSEEPSTSGAQMATVSSTTPRTSNSTPNCSSCKGPATGGGYHCSVCPSCILCEPCSHKHDPSHNLKRTRTPLSVPERGVTPEPRFLRRGDRTVRKAERQRLKAERRQLKAEVKEIKKKLRLEKRGLLWSGATNGTSSTGLGPASAPAPAPAPGPVPAPGSDPQASSPEGPKVSCSTLVPTMTALFLDENLPDGTCLEPGTKFIKYWKMRNTGNINWTSETKLKFMWGNLALESREQKEVAVPFLKPGEVGVVSVAFVAPILEGTYTSHWRLAHCGVQFGPRVWCSIVVVPSSGQKPSSHCSKSLMNKPNMLGIEGMCWSGSRNCETQVSSSCQREYYIPSVDLLTAQDLLSFELLDINIVQELEKVPANTPVDMTPCMSPVPHYGPVFGKHVLGSVKPDAEHTRSKKLQVVQPQRHVENVDAQTHEEGDDDISGTQFVCETVIRSLTLEEEPEHKPRRQARASHSKPEVHDPSTCNERYLDRIDRPYLTIVKRPEAPPPVQPPALLEEPVIPVFSEALIGSNENLYTDPAALDEEEGKKEDQDKDEEAGEWDEVSSQASSSSSEEYIVVLPDCFDTSKPLADSMYSSAMSQPGTTCTGEPEGALDQSTAEGDTSEPTLSIQNSVNRLLCTSQILNTPALVPEVVPVSLSPPPTLRTHRSIKPCETENKPQDTEENNSSPPEDNLDGFTSTHMEGPASAFDTCDSEDPRLRQGGLTEGLVKGALSVAASAYKALFTGQSSSMQRPSVDPACEEAQLIAVLQEMGFSDKLLNQKLLRKHQYNLLDVVNELVQMTDNEWYTTRH; this comes from the exons ATGGAGGCTCTGAAG AGTGCATTTAAGCAAGCCAACCAGCTTCACATGAACGTGTATAAGATGAAGGGCCAGGCTGAAGGTGGGGCTGTTAAGGCGGAAGGTAAAGAAATCAAAATAGACCCCAGACCTGCTCCGCCATATCGGGCCAGAGTAAAAGTGGCCGACAAGGAAACACAAGTGACCCCTGAGCGGGACTCG GTGGTTGTGAAAGAAAACAAAGTGACCAAAGTTGAAGAGGAGGCAGTCCCTGCATGGTTCAAATCTTACATGGACAGA tttaaaGATCAGGTAGTGAGGGAAGTGGTAGACAGGATGTGTAGTGAGTTTACTGGCCAGTGCTGCACACACAGAGCATCTGACCATCCCTCAGAAGAGCCAAGCACTTCTGGTGCTCAAATGGCCACAGTCAGTTCCACAACACCAAGAACATCAAACTCAACACCTAACTGCAGCAGCTGCAAGGGTCCAGCCACTGGGGGTGGATATCACTGCAG TGTTTGTCCCTCTTGCATCTTGTGTGAGCCATGTAGTCACAAACATGACCCTAGTCACAACTTGAAGAGAACAAGAACCCCCTTGTCTGTTCCGGAGAGAGGAGTCACTCCAGAACCCAG GTTCTTGAGGCGCGGAGACCGGACTGTGCGTAAGGCTGAGAGACAGCGTCTAAAAGCCGAGCGGAGACAGCTGAAAGCTGAGGTGAAGGAGATCAAGAAAAAGCTGCGGCTGGAGAAGAGAGGTCTGCTGTGGAGTGGAGCCACCAATGGCACTAGCAGCACAGGTCTCGGTCCTGCTTCTGCTCCTGCTCCTGCCCCTGCACCTGGTCCAGTTCCAGCCCCGGGCTCAGACCCTCAGGCCTCCAGTCCAGA GGGTCCCAAGGTCTCCTGCTCCACCTTGGTGCCCACAATGACTGCCTTGTTTCTGGATGAGAATCTACCAGACGGCACATGTCTGGAGCCTGGCACCAAGTTCATCAAGTACTGGAAGATGAGGAATACTGGCAACATCAACTGGACTTCTGAGACCAAG CTAAAGTTCATGTGGGGAAATCTGGCACTGGAGTCTCGGGAGCAGAAAGAGGTGGCAGTTCCCTTTTTAAAGCCAGGAGAGGTTGGTGTGGTGAGTGTGGCTTTCGTGGCACCGATACTGGAAGGCACCTACACCTCCCACTGGCGTCTGGCACACTGCGGAGTGCAGTTTGGCCCCCGAGTGTGGTGCAGCATTGTGGTGGTGCCCAGTTCAGGCCAGAAACCCAGTTCCCACTGCAGCAAGTCACTG ATGAATAAACCCAATATGTTGGGAATagaaggcatgtgctggtctGGCTCCAGAAACTGTGAAACTCAGGTGTCCTCCAGCTGTCAGAGAGAGTACTACATTCCCTCTGTGGATCTGCTCACTGCACAG GATTTGCTGTCATTTGAGTTGCTGGACATAAATATTGTCCAAGAGTTGGAGAAAGTCCCAGCTAACACTCCAGTTG ATATGACCCCATGCATGTCCCCTGTTCCTCATTATGGACCAGTGTTTGGAAAGCATGTCTTGGGCTCGGTAAAACCAGACGCTGAACACACAAGGTCGAAAAAACTTCAAG TGGTGCAGCCTCAGAGACATGTGGAGAATGTAGATGCTCAAACCCATGAGGAGGGAGATGATGACATCAGTGGAACTCAgtttgtgtgtgagactgtgattAGATCCCTCACTCTGGAGGAGGAGCCTGAGCACAAACCTCGACGCCAAGCTCGAGCGAGCCACAGTAAGCCTGAAG TTCATGACCCATCTACCTGTAATGAGAGATATTTGGACAGAATTGACAGACCTTACTTGACAATTGTTAAGAGGCCAGAAGCTCCGCCCCCTGTTCAGCCGCCTGCTTTACTGGAGGAGCCTGTTATCCCAG TCTTTTCAGAAGCACTGATTGGCTCTAATGAAAACCTTTACACTGACCCTGCTGCACTGGATGAggaggaggggaaaaaagaggaCCAGGATAAGGATGAAGAGGCAGGAGAGTGGGATGAAGTGAGCAGCCAGGCGTCCTCTTCCTCCTCAGAGGAATACATTGTTGTCTTGCCAGACTGCTTTGATACCTCGAAACCTCTGGCAGATTCCATGTATAGCTCAGCCATGTCCCAGCCTGGGACTACCTGCACTGGAGAACCTGAAGGAGCACTGGACCAAAGCACTGCAGAGGGGGATACTTCAGAACCAACACTCTCCATTCAAAACAGTGTGAACAGACTGCTGTGCACCTCTCAGATCCTGAACACCCCTGCACTCGTTCCTGAGGTGgtacctgtctctctgtcaccaCCCCCCACCCTTCGTACACACAG gtCTATAAAACCTTGTGAGACTGAGAACAAACCACAGGACACAGAAGAGAACAACTCCAGTCCACCTGAGGACAACCTGGATG GTTTCACATCAACACATATGGAGGGCCCCGCCAGTGCCTTTGATACATGCGACTCTGAGGATCCCAG GTTGCGTCAGGGCGGCCTGACTGAAGGGCTGGTGAAGGGGGCGCTCTCAGTGGCAGCGTCTGCCTACAAAGCTCTGTTCACAGGCCAGAGCAGCTCCATGCAG CGACCCAGTGTGGACCCGGCATGTGAAGAAGCCCAGTTGATCGCTGTGCTACAGGAAATGGGCTTCAGTGACAAGCTGCTAAACCAGAAACTGCTGAGAAAGCATCAGTACAACCTGCTAGACGTGGTCAATGAGCTGGTGCAGATGACTGACAATGAGTGGTACACAACAAGGCACTGA
- the psme3 gene encoding proteasome activator complex subunit 3 isoform X2 translates to MTAQRVDVFRERITGEAEDLVANFFPKKLLELDQFLKDPLINIRELKEIHSEINLTVPDPILLTDIHDGLEGQNAKKRKLEDGPGDDKVGGTKVYVMPGGMMKSNGKLVDLIEKVKPEIRTLIEKCNTVKMWVQLLIPRIEDGNNFGVSIQEETVAELRTVEGEAASYLDQISRYYITRAKLVSKVAKYPHVEDYRRTVTEIDEKEYISLKIIVSELRNQYVTLHDMILKNIEKIKRPRSSNTDALY, encoded by the exons ATGACAGCACAAAGG GTTGATGTTTTCAGAGAACGAATCACAGGAGAG GCCGAAGATCTGGTTGCAAACTTTTTCCCTAAGAAATTGTTAGAACTGGACCAGTTTCTCAAG GATCCTCTCATAAACATCCGTGAACTGAAAGAAATCCATTCTGAGATCAATCTGACTGTGCCAGATCCAATTCTACTTACAGACATCCATGACGGTCTTGAAGGG CAAAAtgccaaaaaaagaaaacttgaGGATGGTCCAGGAGATGACAAAG TTGGCGGGACCAAGGTCTATGTAATGCCTGGTGGAATGATGAAAAGCAACGGCAAACTAGTAGACCTTATTGAGAAGGTTAAGCCTGAAATCAGAACCCTCATAGAGAAATGCAACACG gtAAAAATGTGGGTACAATTGTTAATTCCAAGAATAGAAGATGGCAACAACTTTGGGGTTTCAATCCag GAGGAGACTGTGGCTGAACTCAGAACAGTGGAGGGAGAGGCAGCATCTTACCTAGACCAGATATCAAG ataCTACATCACACGAGCAAAGCTGGTTTCCAAAGTAGCAAAATATCCCCATGTG GAAGACTATCGACGCACAGTTACAGAGATTGATGAGAAAGAGTACATCAGTCTGAAGATCATAGTGTCGGAACTGAGAAATCAATAT GTAACTTTACATGACATGATTCTGAAGAACATTGAGAAGATAAAGCGGCCCAGGAGCAGCAATACAGATGCGCTTTATTAA
- the nbr1a gene encoding NBR1 autophagy cargo receptor a isoform X1, protein MNHPVTVKVNFRGSVKKLPVVDAEKAQWETVEAWIKTTFGLCHFQVKYFDEDNEEISINSQDEYMEALKSAFKQANQLHMNVYKMKGQAEGGAVKAEGKEIKIDPRPAPPYRARVKVADKETQVTPERDSVVVKENKVTKVEEEAVPAWFKSYMDRFKDQVVREVVDRMCSEFTGQCCTHRASDHPSEEPSTSGAQMATVSSTTPRTSNSTPNCSSCKGPATGGGYHCSVCPSCILCEPCSHKHDPSHNLKRTRTPLSVPERGVTPEPRFLRRGDRTVRKAERQRLKAERRQLKAEVKEIKKKLRLEKRGLLWSGATNGTSSTGLGPASAPAPAPAPGPVPAPGSDPQASSPEGPKVSCSTLVPTMTALFLDENLPDGTCLEPGTKFIKYWKMRNTGNINWTSETKLKFMWGNLALESREQKEVAVPFLKPGEVGVVSVAFVAPILEGTYTSHWRLAHCGVQFGPRVWCSIVVVPSSGQKPSSHCSKSLMNKPNMLGIEGMCWSGSRNCETQVSSSCQREYYIPSVDLLTAQDLLSFELLDINIVQELEKVPANTPVDMTPCMSPVPHYGPVFGKHVLGSVKPDAEHTRSKKLQVVQPQRHVENVDAQTHEEGDDDISGTQFVCETVIRSLTLEEEPEHKPRRQARASHSKPEVHDPSTCNERYLDRIDRPYLTIVKRPEAPPPVQPPALLEEPVIPVFSEALIGSNENLYTDPAALDEEEGKKEDQDKDEEAGEWDEVSSQASSSSSEEYIVVLPDCFDTSKPLADSMYSSAMSQPGTTCTGEPEGALDQSTAEGDTSEPTLSIQNSVNRLLCTSQILNTPALVPEVVPVSLSPPPTLRTHRSIKPCETENKPQDTEENNSSPPEDNLDGFTSTHMEGPASAFDTCDSEDPRLRQGGLTEGLVKGALSVAASAYKALFTGQSSSMQRPSVDPACEEAQLIAVLQEMGFSDKLLNQKLLRKHQYNLLDVVNELVQMTDNEWYTTRH, encoded by the exons ATGAATCACCCCGTCACCGTTAAAGTGAATTTCCGAGGCAGTGTGAAGAAGTTGCCGGTGGTGGACGCGGAGAAGGCGCAGTGGGAGACGGTGGAGGCCTGG ATTAAAACGACTTTTGGATTATGCCATTTTCAAGTGAAGTATTTTGACGAGGACAACGAAGAG ATATCCATAAACAGTCAAG ATGAGTATATGGAGGCTCTGAAG AGTGCATTTAAGCAAGCCAACCAGCTTCACATGAACGTGTATAAGATGAAGGGCCAGGCTGAAGGTGGGGCTGTTAAGGCGGAAGGTAAAGAAATCAAAATAGACCCCAGACCTGCTCCGCCATATCGGGCCAGAGTAAAAGTGGCCGACAAGGAAACACAAGTGACCCCTGAGCGGGACTCG GTGGTTGTGAAAGAAAACAAAGTGACCAAAGTTGAAGAGGAGGCAGTCCCTGCATGGTTCAAATCTTACATGGACAGA tttaaaGATCAGGTAGTGAGGGAAGTGGTAGACAGGATGTGTAGTGAGTTTACTGGCCAGTGCTGCACACACAGAGCATCTGACCATCCCTCAGAAGAGCCAAGCACTTCTGGTGCTCAAATGGCCACAGTCAGTTCCACAACACCAAGAACATCAAACTCAACACCTAACTGCAGCAGCTGCAAGGGTCCAGCCACTGGGGGTGGATATCACTGCAG TGTTTGTCCCTCTTGCATCTTGTGTGAGCCATGTAGTCACAAACATGACCCTAGTCACAACTTGAAGAGAACAAGAACCCCCTTGTCTGTTCCGGAGAGAGGAGTCACTCCAGAACCCAG GTTCTTGAGGCGCGGAGACCGGACTGTGCGTAAGGCTGAGAGACAGCGTCTAAAAGCCGAGCGGAGACAGCTGAAAGCTGAGGTGAAGGAGATCAAGAAAAAGCTGCGGCTGGAGAAGAGAGGTCTGCTGTGGAGTGGAGCCACCAATGGCACTAGCAGCACAGGTCTCGGTCCTGCTTCTGCTCCTGCTCCTGCCCCTGCACCTGGTCCAGTTCCAGCCCCGGGCTCAGACCCTCAGGCCTCCAGTCCAGA GGGTCCCAAGGTCTCCTGCTCCACCTTGGTGCCCACAATGACTGCCTTGTTTCTGGATGAGAATCTACCAGACGGCACATGTCTGGAGCCTGGCACCAAGTTCATCAAGTACTGGAAGATGAGGAATACTGGCAACATCAACTGGACTTCTGAGACCAAG CTAAAGTTCATGTGGGGAAATCTGGCACTGGAGTCTCGGGAGCAGAAAGAGGTGGCAGTTCCCTTTTTAAAGCCAGGAGAGGTTGGTGTGGTGAGTGTGGCTTTCGTGGCACCGATACTGGAAGGCACCTACACCTCCCACTGGCGTCTGGCACACTGCGGAGTGCAGTTTGGCCCCCGAGTGTGGTGCAGCATTGTGGTGGTGCCCAGTTCAGGCCAGAAACCCAGTTCCCACTGCAGCAAGTCACTG ATGAATAAACCCAATATGTTGGGAATagaaggcatgtgctggtctGGCTCCAGAAACTGTGAAACTCAGGTGTCCTCCAGCTGTCAGAGAGAGTACTACATTCCCTCTGTGGATCTGCTCACTGCACAG GATTTGCTGTCATTTGAGTTGCTGGACATAAATATTGTCCAAGAGTTGGAGAAAGTCCCAGCTAACACTCCAGTTG ATATGACCCCATGCATGTCCCCTGTTCCTCATTATGGACCAGTGTTTGGAAAGCATGTCTTGGGCTCGGTAAAACCAGACGCTGAACACACAAGGTCGAAAAAACTTCAAG TGGTGCAGCCTCAGAGACATGTGGAGAATGTAGATGCTCAAACCCATGAGGAGGGAGATGATGACATCAGTGGAACTCAgtttgtgtgtgagactgtgattAGATCCCTCACTCTGGAGGAGGAGCCTGAGCACAAACCTCGACGCCAAGCTCGAGCGAGCCACAGTAAGCCTGAAG TTCATGACCCATCTACCTGTAATGAGAGATATTTGGACAGAATTGACAGACCTTACTTGACAATTGTTAAGAGGCCAGAAGCTCCGCCCCCTGTTCAGCCGCCTGCTTTACTGGAGGAGCCTGTTATCCCAG TCTTTTCAGAAGCACTGATTGGCTCTAATGAAAACCTTTACACTGACCCTGCTGCACTGGATGAggaggaggggaaaaaagaggaCCAGGATAAGGATGAAGAGGCAGGAGAGTGGGATGAAGTGAGCAGCCAGGCGTCCTCTTCCTCCTCAGAGGAATACATTGTTGTCTTGCCAGACTGCTTTGATACCTCGAAACCTCTGGCAGATTCCATGTATAGCTCAGCCATGTCCCAGCCTGGGACTACCTGCACTGGAGAACCTGAAGGAGCACTGGACCAAAGCACTGCAGAGGGGGATACTTCAGAACCAACACTCTCCATTCAAAACAGTGTGAACAGACTGCTGTGCACCTCTCAGATCCTGAACACCCCTGCACTCGTTCCTGAGGTGgtacctgtctctctgtcaccaCCCCCCACCCTTCGTACACACAG gtCTATAAAACCTTGTGAGACTGAGAACAAACCACAGGACACAGAAGAGAACAACTCCAGTCCACCTGAGGACAACCTGGATG GTTTCACATCAACACATATGGAGGGCCCCGCCAGTGCCTTTGATACATGCGACTCTGAGGATCCCAG GTTGCGTCAGGGCGGCCTGACTGAAGGGCTGGTGAAGGGGGCGCTCTCAGTGGCAGCGTCTGCCTACAAAGCTCTGTTCACAGGCCAGAGCAGCTCCATGCAG CGACCCAGTGTGGACCCGGCATGTGAAGAAGCCCAGTTGATCGCTGTGCTACAGGAAATGGGCTTCAGTGACAAGCTGCTAAACCAGAAACTGCTGAGAAAGCATCAGTACAACCTGCTAGACGTGGTCAATGAGCTGGTGCAGATGACTGACAATGAGTGGTACACAACAAGGCACTGA
- the psme3 gene encoding proteasome activator complex subunit 3 isoform X1, producing the protein MSSLLKVDSEIKSKVDVFRERITGEAEDLVANFFPKKLLELDQFLKDPLINIRELKEIHSEINLTVPDPILLTDIHDGLEGQNAKKRKLEDGPGDDKVGGTKVYVMPGGMMKSNGKLVDLIEKVKPEIRTLIEKCNTVKMWVQLLIPRIEDGNNFGVSIQEETVAELRTVEGEAASYLDQISRYYITRAKLVSKVAKYPHVEDYRRTVTEIDEKEYISLKIIVSELRNQYVTLHDMILKNIEKIKRPRSSNTDALY; encoded by the exons ATGTCTTCGCTTTTAAAAGTGGACAGTGAAATCAAGTCAAAG GTTGATGTTTTCAGAGAACGAATCACAGGAGAG GCCGAAGATCTGGTTGCAAACTTTTTCCCTAAGAAATTGTTAGAACTGGACCAGTTTCTCAAG GATCCTCTCATAAACATCCGTGAACTGAAAGAAATCCATTCTGAGATCAATCTGACTGTGCCAGATCCAATTCTACTTACAGACATCCATGACGGTCTTGAAGGG CAAAAtgccaaaaaaagaaaacttgaGGATGGTCCAGGAGATGACAAAG TTGGCGGGACCAAGGTCTATGTAATGCCTGGTGGAATGATGAAAAGCAACGGCAAACTAGTAGACCTTATTGAGAAGGTTAAGCCTGAAATCAGAACCCTCATAGAGAAATGCAACACG gtAAAAATGTGGGTACAATTGTTAATTCCAAGAATAGAAGATGGCAACAACTTTGGGGTTTCAATCCag GAGGAGACTGTGGCTGAACTCAGAACAGTGGAGGGAGAGGCAGCATCTTACCTAGACCAGATATCAAG ataCTACATCACACGAGCAAAGCTGGTTTCCAAAGTAGCAAAATATCCCCATGTG GAAGACTATCGACGCACAGTTACAGAGATTGATGAGAAAGAGTACATCAGTCTGAAGATCATAGTGTCGGAACTGAGAAATCAATAT GTAACTTTACATGACATGATTCTGAAGAACATTGAGAAGATAAAGCGGCCCAGGAGCAGCAATACAGATGCGCTTTATTAA